The window gtaaaacaacatggttcttaccaatcgtttttgtcggttcaacggttttggtttgtggatatttagactgtcgaatcataaaggtgatcgatttctcatcattactaagtgtcattctaccctttcttacatcaaataacgccccggtggatgctaagaatggtcgacctaaaattagaggaacgtttgagtcctcttctatgtcaatgacaatgaattcgactagaaaggttaaattacctacttgaacgggtaggttgtcagcaattccaactgggtgcttaatggtttgatcaaggagtcgaacactcatatccgttggagttaactcacctacacctaatctcttatataatgaaagaggcataacactcacacttgaacctaaatctgctagtgcatcatacatgacacagtcactaagtagacaaggaacaataaattcactcggatcacctaccctaggtggaggatttggtggaactgtcgtcaccgggtttacttctactgtttttgtttttgcacttttttattcttcttcttcttcttcttttcagaggtatcacaaactttattacctattacttgctcatactcaactccttttcttggaaacgggatgggtggtctgtatggtgccaccactggctttacatactcgggtggtggtggtggtgtaacttcttcattgttacttacatctaaaacctcctcAACTTCTGGtattgatttttcagaatttgttgatatcatgttaacattctcattccgaggatttacttcagtattactcggtagctttccttgttccctctcactcatcatgctagcaagagtacctacgtgtttttctagattcaaaatggaagcttgttgagttcttaatgactgatcaaatctctcgttcgtttgggtttgactttcaataaattgtgtttgagattcaactagcttaaataccacttcttccagatttgactttttctcgtcggtttgttgtggtggtttatacaagccaggcctttgttgattgaaagtgttgttttgagttggttggttattcggaccttgttggttatacgagttattatcgggtccttttggattgtaaagaatgttttgatttcgattgaagtttggccttggcggttgataattattctgataactattttccagcctttggttcatgtagacaacattctcacgttgttccatcgtttgttcaatgtgacagtctttcattaagtgtggtccaccgcattgctcacaactaattcgtattgcgtgaatatctttatttttgtatttattttatattttacattaggttttaactgcgactaaagtcttaaaatcgacaaaccggtcattaaacggtaaaaacccccctttataataataatattacttatatatatatatttgtatttttataaaagtaaactaatatagcattgagctttgtttaaagatttccctgtggaacgaaccggacttactaaaaactacactactgtacgattaggtacactgcctataagtgttgtagcaaggtttaagtatatccattctataaataaataaatatcttgtgtaaaattgtatcgtatttaatagtttttcctagtaaaatataaactattttatatacacctcgcataacatcaggtagcatgcaattgaaagcaagtagcatcatgcagtagtggaatcatgtagtagcatacggcatatagcggaaaaagtaagcagtagcatgcagtaaattcagcggaaacaagtaaactagcaagttgtagattagtcctattagtgaatcctactcgggtcgatcttagactcactaatgcaacctaattccctacaaccaatgctctgataccaaatgtgatgcctcgtacaaaaccattgtgtacgaatcatcaataacaggatcattacaaggttaagtactatatgcgttttcaaaaagagtttgcattcataattaaaagtgatgtcaaaccaacatcgaaagttttatattccaaaagtatgcttcactgagtagaagcaataattaagtgtacgtgaccccaaatggtcgttacaagtcataattcaaaagtactaatgtttgaatgcaaagtaaagtagttcatgcgtggacaactctaagcagcgggtgtctacagcacaacaagtaagacagcggaagcaacctcaagcacctgagaaatacatgcttaaaaatgtcaacacaaaggttggtgagctatagtttaagaatAACAGTGTGtatggtaggccacgagatttcagtgctacaaagagcgtttcaaaacagtatgataaagtatatgttaaccgtgagaacttggtaactaacttaacgtttataccccctgaaaatacacttggaaagtgcgtatgtctacgaagtgttaaacactcgttaaatgctagcgcgactagcccgagtgcggatgtcaaaccctatggatccatatctaagattcgcgttcacggttcaaaaaccaatgattaaacgttaccgagctaaagggaatgtttatgccgttgtataacccacacatataaagcttaagtactcgtgcctagtatgtaaaacataaaatccgcatgtattctcagttcccaaaataagttaaagtaaaaagggaatgctataactcacaatgataatgtagtcgtaaagtcggttcggaaaaggtatgcaagtaatcggtccgaaggtcctcaacctaaggcaaatagtactaagtcagtaaatcatcttaataggtttaaaagtatgtaattaaggtcttaagggtcatcatcattcatcatcaaacaaaaggcgtaaagtaagtttcgtttatgaaagtagtttaaaacaaagtctgacttcagtcagtcaccacggcctctacccttactgaattaaggtgagaccagtggccatggctccgtctatgagtcccttaagtgtggtaaaatttatagaagcaaactcgtcttcgtttaaccgtggtgactgtttaagtgcgagtaggtctgaaatttctgcacaacgttaaaggacatagtgacgatcggagggccataaatcctaaaccgtaactcggattaagacgagtcctatatgaaaagttatatactagaaaggttctatctaaaaatcaaggttagaacagcccaggtctattggtctgttacagaaacatcagatcagtagcttttggacagaaacagtaagtttaaaagggttccggtggtcttggtgcttgatgttcatcatggttctcatccttgatgcatatagcttcaagtgtacaactcattgatgtatctacatcatcttaaccaagtcttgaccatcataaccctagtgcaagtctaagacatgaagcataactcacttaagagttgcatgtagtttgatgaaccaaagttacatcaaagtcttaggtttgacacttacatgaactataatagaaatattgaactctaaacttgaaaataaactaactaatcaagatcttaagatgtagaacaaagttcctagttagatcttgaagatccaagactcaaatgtctagatcaagcataagtatacaaagttataattaaaaagtttccttcatatgttcttgaactttaaagttaactttaagttcaagattaatgagatcaaagttaactagtaatctttgaccaacaaaccaaccacatgaaatttaaagtgcataaatgaagtagtaaacttaaataaacaagaaaaggttcatggttgttcatactttaaagattcaaaccaaagtttgatctttagaaagtaaactttaaagtttacttcatgagcttcaagtatgtctttaatcaacacatggaacttgcaactttagaaacaattgaagtagaatcataaactagtgagtttatgttcttgtgttcttgaaaatacaagataatagaagaatcaaaactagaaagtttgatcttgtaactagtaaagaataactaacaattacatgtaacaaactaacaacaagtaatcaaactacaaataacaaaagatgatgatgatgattaagggtgtatGGTATTCGGTTTTGTTTAAGAAAAAGGAGAGAAgaatgcttcaagttacttacaaaagttagagagaaaggagagaaaattggaaactagtaagtgtgtgttttgaatgagagaTTACAAAATGAAGAAGTGAATGAAAAGTGAAACAAAACTCCCCATATGCTTGAGGGAAACCGACGGTTTGCTTAGTGGGGGAGGGAGGATGGCTTTGTTCTttggtcacttgcaagtaaagcttcaaaagtgtggttaaaatgggtgattacatggggattacatgcaactagattcctagtctttcaaactaactagttaaacatgaaactaatacttacaagtctAAGTGGACTAGTTAATCCATttaaatgggtagggtgggcttgtaagcccaaagtcataagtctaTTAACTTAAAATAAGCCCAAGTTCCAATAATAACAAGTTAagcccaacaaagcccaagtaactaactaacaaccttagttaattaaaatgattaataaaacttaatcatgaatgcaaataatacttgaaaatattattcgtgcaagtttcgtgtgtcacaaagacgtttcgagcaCTTAAAGGTCAAGTTCGGGAaaccatggcaacatgtaaatgtaataacatacattcgttatatcacacatattaataataataattattaataaataaacgttggaaaatccagggtcgttacacacctGCAACCTTCGAAAACCCACTTGCAATCATCGTTTTCTGCTGCTAATCATTTTCTATTTTTCTGTCAACAGACCCAAACCAAACTGCTACTCCTTATTACTTTCTTTCACTACTATAACAGCTTTATTATTACTACCACAGCTGTATTTTATAATTTTTCTTCTCTTTTAGCGATCGACAACTACCCTATCAATCCATCCTCATTACTCTTCTAACATTGTTGCTCTTTTAGAATTATCTACAAGTATATTTGCCGTGTCTGTTGCCCAACATGAAAGTGCCACCATCAAATCCCACTTGTACAAGTTGTTGATTAAATATTGGCGACTATTCTTCCTATTATAATCAAACCCAATTACTTTTGAAGTATAGTAGCCGTCCTTTTCGTGTTTCCACACTTTACAGCTATTATCAATAGTTTATTGATTGGGCCATGAACTTTATCTCGGTTGACACCTTTTGTTTTCTATTATACGAACCAAGAGTTAAGCGagttattgaagatgatgatgattcgtgAATGGCGAACTGTGATGACGGTTGTATGATGATGAATGAGATGATAATCGATGTGTTGATGCTACGGCAGCTATATGTACCTGTTTCTAATTCTACAACGATGACAAATGATGATTTGTAGTAAGTTGATGATGAACGTATATGAGATGTGATGATAACGTAgggatgatgataaagatgataatgatgGAGGTTCagtatgttaatgatgatgataagatgAGCTGTAAAGGGGTTTAGATAACGATTAGGTCTAGTTCCTGTTATAAATTCCAAAACGTATATAATTTGGGCCGGTATTACTATTTCATGTGGACTAGTGGGTTTGTTAATGACGAGTTGGGCCGTGTTCCTATTCTTGGGCCGATATATACATTTGTCTGTTGGGCCTAGAACCCCTTCGATTGAACTGTAAAGATTGAGGTCAATTTGTaatggaagaagaaaaagaaacggaCTCAATGTaggataaatatataaaaaatacaaattaaaatataaaagcatgttagttcAGCTTGTTTGAGTGATTGTTGGGTGAATGAGAGGTCGTAGGTTCGAACCCGGTCTaaggcattttttttaggaaaagcttaaaggtagtttactcattttaattattattattattattattattattattattattattattattattattattattattattattattattattattattattattattattattattattattattatatttattaattattggtattattatgttaacattaataaaatgattaatattattattatttttgttattaagcaacatcattaagtattattaatgttattattagtaatactaatattgatataagtattattatgattaggattatcattattatcattactatgaaaataacacaaactagttttattatcattaatattagtattagtattttttatataattattagtattattattatcattagcataagtattattattattattattattattattattattattattattattattattattattattattattattattattattattattattattattattattattattattattattattattattattattattattatcatttttatcaaaatttatattattaataaaattatcatttagattgttattagtatcaatattattataacaaataagtattttctacataagagtatatttattacaactactataatattacatataattatatacattaagatttttatataaatatttacgaataacaaattattgatttttaatataatattaatcatatgtatatataaaactatataaatattaactattttaattatatatacaaattaaatatataggatatataatttaagatataaaatataaattactcgattataattatatgtgttaatatatatatacttgatataggttcatgaatccgaggccaattatgcattgttcagtatcgtcgtatgcatatttttactacaaaatatcgtattgtgagttcatttgctccctttttaaatgcttttgcaatatatatttttgggactgagaatacatgcgctgcttttataactgttttacgaaatagacacaagtatttgaaactacattctatgattaaattattataccggatatcaccctttttagtttggtagcctaagaatttgggaacagacccccaaattgacgcgaatcctgaagatagatctatgggcctaacaaaccccattcaggttatggatgctttagtacttcaattttatatacaggTGAATACGACTACGGTTCGTTTTACCTTTAATCACCTTATAAAAGTAGCTCGTATTCATACTGTGAGTAATACGAGCTACTTTTATAAGGTGATTAAAGGTAAAACGAACCGTAGTCGTATTCATACTGTGAGTAATACTGAGGGTATATTTGTGGAAGGGAATGAGGTGCCAAATGAGTTTGTCAAGCACTATGAGCAGTTTTTGGGAACAGCTTTGTCTTGTATCGAGTTAGAAATCCTCGAATGTTATTCACAAAGTTGGTTTCTTCTTAAAAATGTTCAGAAATTATAAGGCCTGTTACTCCTTCGGAGATTGACATTGAGTTCATtactttatcgtaatcaatcatttccataattgtaATCACCTTACTCGCAGTATGAATACGAGCTACTTTTATAAGGTGATTAAAGGTAAAACGAACCGTAGTCGTATTCATACTGTGAGTAATGCCGAGGGTATATTTGTGGAAGGGAATGAAGTGCCAAATGAGTTTGTCAAGCACTATGAGCAGTTTTTGGGGACAGCTTTGTCTTGTATCGAGTTAGAAATCCTCGAATGTTATTCACAAAGTTGGTTTCTTCTCAAAAATGTTCAGAAATTATAAGGCCTGTTACTCCTTCAGAGATTAAAGCGGCTATTTTTGACATTGGGGATAGTAAATCTCCAGGACCCGATGGTTATTCAGCCATGTATTTTAAACAATCATGGGATATTATTGGTGGTGATGTCACCCAGGTGGTTATGGGTTTTTTCATTAATGGCCAATTATTAACGAAAATAAATTCTACTATTATAGCTCTTCTCCAGAAGGTTCAAGCGCCAACTAACGTCACCGATTATCGTCCAATTTCATGTTGTAATgtcttatatatatgtatcaaCAAAGTTATTACTAATCGGATCAAGTCAAGCCTTGATGATGTTGTTAGCATGAATCAGTCGGCTTTTATTCCTGAACGACGTATCATGGATAATATCTTTCTTACTCAAGAACTAATGAGAAACTACCATACTAATCGTGGGAAACCTAGATGTGCATTCAAAGTTGATATTCAGAAAGCCTATGACACGGTTGACTAAAACTTCCTTCACTCTACGCTTATATGCTTTGGTTTCCCTATAAAGACGGTTAAGTGGATTATGAAATGCGTTACAACCACGTCTTACTCTGTCAATATTAATGGCCAATTTCATAGTTTATTCAAAGGTAAGCGGGGCCTTCGACAAGGGGACCCTATGTCTCCTTACTTTTTTAGTCTTCGTTAATGATAAAGAGTGCAGCTAATTTCCTCTGTGTTGACGACTATGCAAGTTTATTGGTGTTTGGTTTTTATTCTTCCTGATATGATTATCGAAGACATAGAGAAAATTTTGCGGGTGTCAAGGCGATTTGAAGAGGGTAAAGCGAAGGTGAGGTGGGATGATTTATGCATGCCGAAGCTTGAAGGTGGGCTAGGGATAAAGAGACTTAAGTATTGGAATGTTGCGCTAATGACTTCTCATATTTGGAGTATCATTACGAATAAGCAAACTCTTTGGGTTCAATGGATTCATGCGTATCGCTTATCCGATAGGCACTTTTGGGATGTTCCTATCCCGGCCAATACTAGTTGGAGTTGGAGGAAATTATTGACCATACATTCTACTGTTTGAAGGTTTATATTTCACTCTATTGTTAATGGTCAAACCACCTCAGCCTGGTTCGACACTTGGTCCTCATCTGACCCAATCGCAGATACAGTGTCTAGAAGGGACATTGCTTCGTTGGGTTTTCATCCTAACACTAAAGTCGCTGACCTTGCACAGTATACACGTTGGACGGATTGGTGGATCCAAAAGTATCCGCTAATGGCTGATGTTTCTGTTTCTTTATATGATGCAGGTGATGTGATGCGCTGGAAAAAAGATGACTCTTCGCTGCATGTTTTTTCGGTGAATCAGGTTTAGGATTCTATTCGTCTACGAGCTAACAAAGTTGATTGGTTCTCGGTAGTGTGGTTTTCTCATGGTATTCCCAGAAACGCTTTTCTTATGTGGTTGCTTATGGGAGAAAGATTAAAGACTCAATATCGGCTTAAACCGTGGGAAATTCCATGATGATCTACATTGTTGTGCCCTCTGTGTAAGAGTTTTGAGGACTCTCACTCACATTTATTTTTTGattgtgttttttcttctaaagttTGGGAAAGTGCTTTGCGCATGATTAGGTTTCCCATCAACAGTAACAAATGGCAAGTAATCGCAGCTTCTTTGGGGTTGTATGCTTCTCGTAATGTTTCTTCTATTATAGTGGCAAAGCTTGTGTTTGCagcatttatttattttatttggcAAGAAAGGAATAATCATATCTTTAAGAAGTCTCATAGAACGGAGGTGAAGCTTTTTGAAGATATCTACTGCACGGTTCGTTTGAAGCTTTTATCCATTCGGTTCAAGAGCTCAAAAGGGGTAGAATATATGAAGTCTATATGGCACATGTAATTTTCATTTTTATTGGTCTTAAGGCCTGCGTGCCATTCTTGTAATTTGGTTGTGGCTTTTATCTGTAGCTTCTGGACTCTCTCGTAGCTCCAGGTCCTTTTTGTATCgattctattattatttttaataattttcaTCGGGGTAATCCCATTACCAAAAAAAAAACTAGCAAAATCTACATGAACGCGTATTGATCACGCAGTTGCATGGTACGGGCGCATCCCCTGAAATCGATTACACAATCCTATCCGAATTTGAACCTGATACTTCCATAATTATGACAATCCTATCCGAATTTGAACATGATACTTTGCATAATTACGACCGATTTTATTGTAATTTTGTTATGAAAAGATATAGCAGTTTGGATGATTCTAGAATTAGGATATGTCTATAAATATAAACCTTTAGCCTTCATAAACTACACATTTTGCGTAACATCTACTCTGTCAAGATCATGTAAGATTATCAAGCAAGTATCTTCAAGGTTTCCAGATCAGTCATTGCGACGGTAAACTATAAACTCTCACCGAGTTTTTCTGGCACGAACATG of the Rutidosis leptorrhynchoides isolate AG116_Rl617_1_P2 chromosome 5, CSIRO_AGI_Rlap_v1, whole genome shotgun sequence genome contains:
- the LOC139849784 gene encoding uncharacterized protein → MQVYWCLVFILPDMIIEDIEKILRVSRRFEEGKAKVRWDDLCMPKLEGGLGIKRLKYWNVALMTSHIWSIITNKQTLWVQWIHAYRLSDRHFWDVPIPANTTWFDTWSSSDPIADTVSRRDIASLGFHPNTKVADLAQYTRWTDWWIQKYPLMADVSVSLYDAGDVMRWKKDDSSLHVFSVNQSFEDSHSHLFFDCVFSSKVWESALRMIRFPINSNKWQVIAASLGLYASRNVSSIIVAKLVFAAFIYFIWQERNNHIFKKSHRTEVKLFEDIYCTVRLKLLSIRFKSSKGVEYMKSIWHM